From the genome of Scytonema hofmannii PCC 7110, one region includes:
- a CDS encoding PspA/IM30 family protein produces MGLFDRIKRVVGANLNDMVSKAEDPEKMLEQAILEMQEDLVQLRQGVAQAIAAQKRTEKQYNDAQNEVNKWQRNAQLALQKGDENLARQALERKKTFNESSGSLKASLDQQTTQVDSLKRNLIQLESKISEAKTKKEMLKARITAAKAQEQLQGMVRGMNTSSAMAAFERMEEKVLMQEARAQSSAELAGADLETQFAKLESSSDVDDELAALKAQMTLPGASPTQQALPQQSTTPNSNTGNKNEIVDAELDSLRKQLDNL; encoded by the coding sequence ATGGGATTATTCGATCGCATTAAGCGGGTCGTCGGTGCCAACCTCAACGACATGGTGAGTAAAGCAGAAGACCCTGAAAAGATGCTAGAACAAGCCATCCTAGAAATGCAGGAAGACTTAGTACAGCTGCGCCAGGGTGTTGCTCAAGCTATTGCTGCCCAAAAACGTACTGAAAAGCAGTACAATGATGCTCAAAACGAAGTGAACAAGTGGCAGCGTAATGCCCAACTTGCCTTGCAAAAAGGTGATGAAAACCTTGCAAGACAAGCGTTGGAGCGGAAAAAGACTTTTAACGAATCTTCAGGATCGCTCAAAGCGAGCTTAGATCAACAAACTACCCAAGTAGACTCCCTCAAGCGCAACCTCATCCAGCTAGAAAGCAAAATTTCTGAGGCAAAAACCAAAAAAGAAATGCTTAAAGCACGGATTACTGCTGCTAAAGCTCAAGAACAACTCCAAGGCATGGTGCGCGGTATGAATACCAGCAGTGCAATGGCTGCTTTTGAGCGTATGGAAGAAAAAGTGTTGATGCAGGAAGCCCGCGCCCAGTCATCGGCTGAGTTAGCTGGTGCCGATCTAGAAACTCAGTTTGCAAAATTGGAATCTAGCAGCGATGTTGATGATGAATTAGCAGCTTTGAAGGCACAAATGACCCTTCCTGGTGCTTCACCAACTCAACAGGCACTACCACAACAGTCAACGACTCCCAATTCAAACACTGGGAATAAGAATGAAATTGTCGATGCTGAGTTGGATTCGCTACGCAAGCAGTTAGACAATTTGTAA
- a CDS encoding PspA/IM30 family protein, protein MELMNRILRVIRANLNSLVADAEDPEKILEQTVMELQGNLVQLRQAVAQTIAIQKRTERQIASAQSTAEEWYRRAQLALQQENESLAREALTKRQFYQETATALLAQMEQQNAVATKLKQDMRTLQMKMTEAKNKKDLYIARARSAEASYKLQEMLSATSNAKSMKAFERMEEKVLQLEAQAETISITEADPLNSAFAALEESDKVDAELEAMKNKLSHDSGKLPQQLPGNLDK, encoded by the coding sequence ATGGAACTGATGAACCGGATATTACGGGTGATTCGTGCAAACCTCAACAGTCTGGTTGCAGATGCGGAAGATCCAGAAAAGATTCTGGAACAAACCGTGATGGAACTGCAGGGAAATTTAGTCCAGTTGCGACAGGCAGTAGCTCAAACAATTGCTATCCAAAAACGTACCGAACGACAGATAGCTAGCGCTCAATCTACAGCAGAAGAATGGTATCGTCGTGCTCAACTAGCTTTGCAACAAGAAAATGAATCTCTAGCAAGGGAAGCGCTGACAAAACGCCAATTTTATCAGGAAACTGCAACAGCACTGTTAGCTCAGATGGAACAGCAAAATGCTGTTGCGACTAAGCTTAAGCAGGATATGCGGACGCTACAGATGAAAATGACTGAAGCAAAGAATAAAAAAGATCTGTATATTGCTCGCGCCCGTTCTGCTGAAGCCTCCTATAAACTTCAAGAAATGTTAAGCGCTACTTCCAACGCCAAAAGTATGAAAGCTTTTGAGCGCATGGAAGAAAAAGTTTTACAGCTAGAAGCTCAAGCCGAAACTATTTCTATAACTGAAGCAGATCCTCTGAATTCGGCGTTTGCCGCCTTAGAAGAAAGTGATAAGGTAGATGCAGAACTAGAAGCCATGAAAAATAAACTTTCTCACGACTCCGGGAAATTACCCCAGCAATTACCTGGAAATCTCGACAAGTAA
- a CDS encoding SPOR domain-containing protein, producing MSQNSLVDTSSAQSSKPYRLRPALAAALASLEVQLDQELTRYRRTKTGYRTLSQIHVGKVMANQPQSLSAIATTGGKSQLLAEDSLGDELEKFGFVATPSAPVGMEKEDIAVPATTINTPLTSTEEPLQKASSPAKAEDILQRETLQSLAASVSSTIKELESSLSSDHAKTKTTTGSSSVSIVPTSVKEHVSQKNLAEVDNHDSRTQPNDYLESSEALLRSLTEEQSKEKKQPSSSNDSLLSPLGIGSMLLLLVASMTLGYVVFNPKSLPQISLDGLFKKNPQLATETLERSAKSATNIPEPTLTPLRKYPNLANQEFPELRDPNDVVGLKPKSKPAPPAIAPNPVPPPFPINPPTQRVQPLPPPTATLPSPIVTASPKPKPPSVKPTPNAEIKPSADGLYHIITDNKDSNALASARKIIPDAYLSENGAFIYLGALKSKEKAQTLLQQLQNKGIKARISDQ from the coding sequence ATGAGTCAAAACTCCTTAGTAGATACGTCGTCGGCTCAATCTTCCAAACCCTATAGGTTAAGACCAGCACTAGCAGCAGCTCTTGCTAGTCTAGAAGTGCAACTAGATCAAGAGTTAACCCGATACAGACGCACAAAAACAGGATATAGAACATTGAGCCAAATCCATGTTGGTAAAGTGATGGCTAATCAACCTCAATCGTTGTCAGCCATTGCTACGACAGGAGGTAAATCTCAATTACTAGCAGAAGATAGTCTTGGAGACGAGTTAGAGAAGTTTGGTTTTGTGGCAACTCCATCTGCACCTGTAGGGATGGAAAAAGAGGACATTGCTGTTCCTGCTACGACAATCAACACGCCACTAACATCTACAGAAGAACCTCTTCAAAAGGCGTCTTCTCCAGCCAAAGCTGAAGATATACTGCAACGAGAAACACTGCAAAGCTTGGCTGCATCAGTTTCTTCAACAATAAAGGAACTCGAAAGCTCACTCTCTTCTGACCATGCTAAAACAAAAACCACGACCGGATCTAGTTCTGTTAGTATAGTTCCTACCAGTGTAAAAGAACACGTTAGTCAGAAAAATCTAGCAGAAGTAGATAATCATGATAGCCGAACACAGCCAAACGACTACTTAGAGTCCTCTGAGGCACTTTTGCGAAGCTTAACAGAAGAACAATCAAAGGAGAAAAAGCAACCAAGTTCTAGTAATGACAGTCTGCTATCACCATTAGGTATAGGCTCAATGTTATTATTGTTAGTAGCAAGTATGACATTGGGTTACGTAGTGTTCAATCCCAAGAGTCTGCCGCAAATTAGTTTAGATGGACTGTTTAAAAAAAATCCACAACTCGCTACAGAAACTTTGGAAAGGAGTGCAAAGTCTGCTACAAATATCCCTGAACCAACACTTACACCCCTACGTAAGTATCCCAATCTTGCCAATCAAGAGTTTCCAGAACTGAGAGATCCAAATGATGTCGTTGGTTTAAAACCCAAATCCAAACCAGCACCTCCAGCGATCGCACCAAACCCAGTTCCTCCCCCATTTCCTATCAATCCCCCAACACAGAGAGTGCAACCCTTACCACCTCCCACCGCGACTCTGCCATCTCCAATAGTCACTGCCTCTCCAAAACCAAAACCACCAAGTGTCAAACCAACGCCGAATGCGGAAATAAAACCATCAGCAGATGGGCTTTATCACATCATTACGGATAATAAAGACAGTAATGCTCTTGCCTCTGCAAGAAAAATTATTCCCGATGCTTACTTGTCAGAGAATGGTGCATTTATTTATCTTGGGGCGCTCAAGAGCAAAGAAAAAGCACAAACTCTGCTGCAACAACTTCAAAACAAAGGTATCAAAGCCAGAATCAGTGACCAGTGA
- a CDS encoding DUF721 domain-containing protein, translating to MSLKSINNILSVLETQSNLQEQPFQQLLKCWAEIVGAAVAAHTQPLSVQRDVLRVATSSAAWSQNLTFERKRLLLKLNDKLSLSLVDIHFSTAGWQSPKDKLAKEPIISPREHPSYVGGADSSCKLTSTALDANATFQDWAKRVQARSHSLPLCPACHCPTPLGELRRWQVCSICAAKQF from the coding sequence ATGTCGTTAAAATCAATTAATAATATTTTAAGCGTTCTTGAAACACAGTCTAACTTGCAAGAACAACCATTTCAGCAATTACTCAAGTGTTGGGCTGAAATTGTAGGAGCAGCTGTAGCCGCTCACACTCAACCTTTGTCTGTTCAACGTGATGTGCTGCGGGTGGCAACTTCTAGTGCAGCTTGGTCGCAAAACTTAACTTTTGAGCGCAAGCGCCTGCTTTTAAAGTTGAATGATAAGCTGTCTCTTTCTCTCGTTGATATTCACTTTTCTACAGCAGGATGGCAAAGCCCTAAGGATAAGCTAGCCAAAGAGCCAATTATTTCACCACGGGAACACCCCAGTTATGTGGGCGGCGCAGACTCTTCCTGCAAGTTGACTTCTACTGCTTTGGATGCAAATGCCACTTTCCAAGATTGGGCTAAGAGGGTACAAGCGCGATCGCATAGCTTACCCCTTTGTCCTGCGTGTCACTGTCCCACCCCGCTTGGTGAACTTCGGCGTTGGCAAGTCTGTTCTATTTGTGCTGCTAAGCAATTTTAA
- the menB gene encoding 1,4-dihydroxy-2-naphthoyl-CoA synthase: MALNWQTAKTYEDVLYHKAEGIAKITINRPHKRNAFRPKTVFELYDAFCNAREDTKIGVVLFTGAGPHTDGKYAFCSGGDQSVRGHGGYLDDEGVPRLNVLDLQRLIRSMPKVVIALVAGYAIGGGHVLHLICDLTIAADNAIFGQSGPKVGSFDGGFGASYLARIVGQKKAREIWFLCRQYNAQQALDMGLVNTVVPIEQLETEGIQWAREILEKSPTAIRCLKAALNADCDGQAGLQELAGNATLLYYMTEEGQEGKQAFLEKRPPNFRDFPWLP; encoded by the coding sequence ATGGCTCTAAACTGGCAAACGGCAAAAACCTACGAAGACGTTCTCTATCACAAAGCTGAGGGCATTGCAAAAATCACCATCAACCGCCCTCACAAACGCAATGCCTTTCGTCCAAAAACTGTATTTGAACTGTACGACGCGTTCTGTAATGCACGGGAAGATACAAAGATTGGTGTTGTATTATTTACTGGTGCAGGTCCCCACACTGATGGCAAATACGCTTTTTGCTCCGGAGGTGACCAAAGTGTCCGGGGACATGGAGGTTACTTAGATGATGAGGGTGTCCCCCGTTTAAACGTGCTGGACTTGCAACGCCTGATTCGTTCAATGCCAAAAGTAGTCATTGCTCTTGTTGCTGGTTATGCGATTGGTGGCGGACACGTCCTGCACTTAATTTGTGACCTGACCATTGCTGCAGATAATGCTATTTTTGGACAAAGTGGTCCTAAAGTGGGCAGTTTCGACGGTGGTTTTGGTGCTAGCTATCTCGCTCGCATTGTAGGACAAAAAAAAGCCCGAGAAATTTGGTTTCTCTGCCGCCAGTACAATGCCCAGCAAGCCCTAGACATGGGTTTAGTCAATACCGTTGTTCCAATAGAACAATTGGAAACTGAAGGTATCCAATGGGCGCGAGAAATTTTAGAAAAAAGCCCAACTGCGATTCGCTGTCTAAAAGCAGCGTTAAACGCTGACTGTGACGGACAAGCTGGTTTGCAAGAACTTGCTGGCAATGCCACCTTGCTTTATTACATGACGGAAGAAGGTCAAGAGGGTAAACAAGCTTTTTTAGAAAAACGCCCACCTAATTTTCGCGACTTTCCTTGGCTGCCATAA
- a CDS encoding DUF4058 family protein, whose protein sequence is MPYPFPGMNPYLENPEFWPEVHHLIIGILAESLNPQLLPKYRAAIEKRVYQVSGEDSIFVGIPDVTVEQSRTGTSLKPSHNVAVANPPSTPVAVAVPMPMEFREGYLEIREIATKEVVTVIEVLSPTNKRPGKGRNIYEQKRQEVLGSRTNLVEIDLLRGGEPMPVFGNSTQGNYRILVSHGDRRPRADLFVFNLPDKIPTFSLPLRSQDRLPSVDLQVLLSCVYDRAGYDVAIDYTKEPVPPLTKLEAEWMDSLLREKGLR, encoded by the coding sequence ATGCCTTATCCATTTCCGGGAATGAATCCCTATCTAGAGAATCCAGAATTTTGGCCAGAAGTCCATCACTTAATCATCGGAATTCTTGCTGAGTCATTAAATCCACAACTGCTACCAAAATATAGGGCTGCTATTGAAAAGCGAGTTTATCAGGTAAGTGGAGAAGATTCTATCTTTGTAGGAATTCCTGATGTTACTGTGGAACAGTCGCGAACTGGAACCAGCTTAAAGCCATCTCATAATGTTGCTGTGGCGAATCCTCCATCCACTCCGGTTGCTGTAGCAGTACCAATGCCAATGGAATTTCGAGAGGGATATTTAGAAATTCGAGAGATAGCAACAAAGGAAGTGGTGACAGTTATTGAAGTCCTCTCGCCTACCAATAAACGTCCGGGAAAAGGAAGGAATATATACGAACAAAAGCGTCAGGAGGTGTTGGGAAGCCGGACTAATTTAGTTGAGATTGATTTACTGAGAGGGGGCGAACCCATGCCAGTTTTTGGTAATTCTACCCAAGGCAATTATCGAATTTTAGTCAGCCATGGCGATCGCCGTCCCCGTGCTGATTTGTTTGTCTTTAATTTACCAGATAAAATTCCTACTTTCTCCTTGCCATTGCGATCGCAAGATAGATTACCAAGCGTAGATTTACAGGTGCTACTAAGTTGTGTATATGACAGGGCTGGTTATGATGTTGCAATTGACTATACCAAAGAACCAGTTCCACCACTTACGAAGTTAGAAGCAGAGTGGATGGATTCTTTACTGCGAGAGAAAGGATTGCGGTAG
- the menD gene encoding 2-succinyl-5-enolpyruvyl-6-hydroxy-3-cyclohexene-1-carboxylic-acid synthase: MTIDFRNMNSVWASIFAETLKQLGLACVVICPGSRSTPLAVAFAQQSPNLEVISILDERSAAFFALGRAKATGLPAALVCTSGTAGANFYPAVIEAKESCIPLLLLTADRPPELRNCHSGQTVDQLKLYGTYPNWQAELAIPSPDMGMLAYLRQTIIYAWEKTLHPVPGSVHLNVPFRDPLAPLSEVETSHAASLQFLQSQFPPEHFFSHIPIQSPALETTYRPHSQYYSHKQKLEPRFLEETGVLTPQLSYPLQYCPHSFLLNEWLNSSQGIIIAGVAQPQQPREYCHAIAHLSQTLKFPVLAEGLSPVRNHANLNPNIISTYDLILRDRSLAKQLAPKIAIQIGEMPTSKELRNWLTDTQGQTWVIDPSDRNLDPLHGRTNHLRVSVEELGRWEERGGEGERGRGGNSSYLEMWLTAEAKVRANIDQTFAKMEELFEGKTSWLLSQALPPKTPIFIANSMPVRDVEFFWQPNSLGLQPFFNRGANGIDGTLSTALGIAHRHQSSVMLTGDLALLHDTNGFLIRNKFIGHLTIVLINNNGGGIFEMLPIAQFEPPFEEFFATPQDIDFAQLCSTYGIEHELISSWKQLQEKFNPLPTQGIRVLELRTNRKADAKWRKENMGKFLVSGV, translated from the coding sequence ATGACAATTGATTTTAGAAACATGAATTCTGTATGGGCATCGATTTTTGCTGAAACATTGAAGCAATTGGGATTAGCGTGTGTTGTCATTTGTCCGGGTTCTCGTTCCACACCGCTAGCAGTCGCCTTTGCCCAACAATCACCAAATCTTGAAGTCATTTCCATTCTAGATGAACGTTCTGCTGCCTTTTTTGCCTTAGGACGCGCTAAAGCAACAGGACTTCCCGCAGCTCTTGTTTGTACATCTGGAACAGCAGGAGCGAATTTTTATCCTGCTGTCATTGAAGCAAAAGAAAGCTGCATACCATTGTTGTTATTGACCGCCGACCGACCACCAGAGTTAAGAAATTGCCATTCAGGGCAAACTGTAGACCAGTTAAAATTATATGGCACTTACCCAAACTGGCAAGCAGAACTAGCCATACCTTCTCCAGATATGGGAATGCTAGCCTACTTGCGGCAAACAATTATTTATGCATGGGAAAAAACTCTTCATCCCGTACCCGGATCGGTACACCTTAATGTACCCTTCCGAGATCCTCTCGCACCCCTTTCAGAAGTAGAAACATCACACGCAGCATCCCTACAATTTTTACAATCCCAATTTCCACCAGAACACTTTTTTTCTCACATCCCAATCCAGTCTCCAGCTTTAGAGACTACTTACCGCCCCCACTCCCAATACTACTCGCATAAGCAGAAATTAGAACCCCGGTTTCTTGAAGAAACCGGGGTTCTGACACCCCAATTATCGTATCCCTTGCAGTATTGCCCCCACTCCTTTCTTCTCAATGAATGGCTAAACTCCAGCCAAGGAATCATTATTGCTGGTGTTGCCCAACCGCAACAACCACGAGAGTATTGCCATGCGATCGCCCACCTTTCCCAAACCTTAAAATTCCCCGTTTTAGCAGAGGGGCTGTCTCCAGTCAGAAACCACGCCAATTTAAACCCCAACATTATTTCTACCTATGACCTTATTTTGCGCGATCGCTCCTTAGCAAAACAGCTAGCACCAAAGATCGCGATTCAAATCGGTGAAATGCCTACTAGTAAAGAGTTACGCAATTGGTTAACTGACACTCAAGGGCAAACATGGGTGATCGATCCAAGCGATCGCAACCTCGATCCCTTGCATGGTAGGACAAATCACCTGCGGGTAAGTGTAGAGGAATTGGGGAGATGGGAGGAGAGGGGAGGAGAGGGAGAGAGGGGGAGAGGGGGAAATTCCTCTTACCTCGAAATGTGGTTGACAGCAGAAGCAAAAGTTAGGGCAAATATTGACCAAACTTTTGCCAAAATGGAAGAGTTATTTGAGGGAAAAACCTCCTGGTTGCTTTCTCAAGCATTGCCACCAAAAACACCCATATTTATTGCTAATAGTATGCCAGTGCGGGATGTTGAATTTTTTTGGCAACCAAATTCTCTAGGCTTGCAACCCTTCTTCAACCGAGGTGCAAATGGGATTGATGGTACATTGTCCACTGCTTTGGGAATTGCCCATCGCCATCAAAGTAGTGTGATGTTGACAGGAGATTTAGCCCTACTACACGATACCAATGGATTTTTAATTAGAAATAAGTTTATCGGGCATTTAACTATTGTTTTGATTAACAACAATGGAGGTGGGATTTTTGAAATGTTACCCATAGCACAATTTGAACCACCATTTGAAGAATTTTTTGCCACGCCTCAGGACATTGATTTTGCTCAGTTATGCTCTACTTACGGTATTGAACACGAATTGATAAGTTCTTGGAAGCAATTACAGGAAAAATTCAACCCATTACCAACTCAGGGGATTCGGGTTTTGGAGTTGCGGACAAATCGTAAAGCGGATGCTAAGTGGCGCAAAGAGAATATGGGTAAATTTTTAGTATCTGGAGTTTAG
- the folB gene encoding dihydroneopterin aldolase, with translation MDCIHLTGIRSYGYTGYLPEEQVLGQWFEVDVKLWLDLSKAGETDAIEDTLDYRSIISLVQNTVKTSKFALVERLTAFIADSILALSDRVTQVQVILSKPAAPIPDFNGKISIDLTKKRS, from the coding sequence ATGGACTGCATTCATTTGACAGGAATTCGCAGTTATGGCTATACCGGTTATTTACCAGAAGAACAGGTTCTGGGACAATGGTTTGAGGTGGATGTGAAGTTATGGTTGGATCTCTCAAAAGCAGGTGAAACTGATGCCATAGAAGATACTCTAGATTACCGCAGTATTATCAGCTTAGTGCAAAATACAGTGAAGACATCAAAGTTTGCTTTGGTGGAACGATTAACAGCGTTTATTGCTGATTCTATTTTGGCGTTGAGCGATCGCGTGACACAAGTTCAAGTCATTTTGAGTAAACCTGCTGCGCCCATCCCAGACTTTAATGGCAAAATTAGCATCGATCTGACCAAAAAAAGATCCTAA
- a CDS encoding diguanylate cyclase — MFSPKILVIEDEEIVAFDLRQKLQELGYTVSEITNSGEEALHTRDIHIGIEIAIRKHYSERTLQAEQQKFTAILKSMGCAVIITDIHGCVQMMNPLAEVLTACAQHEVTNKELASVLISADKETREEIENLARQVLQEGISLNLPKNCILYAKDSREINIEGSITPICDDNGHIKGAVLVFQDITQRKQVEAELLRNAFYDTLTGLPNRALFLERLGQAFERSQRINDYQFAVLFLDLDGFKTINDSFGHCTGDRLLVEIARRLESCLRGCDTVGRFGGDEFVVLVEDIKDVADAINVAQRIQNSLKLPVSINAQQLLVGVSIGIALNCCAYKEPFGLLRDADIAMYRAKAQGKAQYVVFNFLP, encoded by the coding sequence ATGTTCAGTCCTAAAATCCTAGTTATTGAGGATGAAGAAATTGTTGCATTCGATCTTAGACAAAAGTTACAAGAATTGGGATATACGGTTTCAGAAATTACTAACTCAGGAGAAGAAGCGCTTCATACAAGAGATATTCATATTGGGATCGAAATAGCGATTCGCAAGCATTATTCTGAAAGAACTTTGCAGGCAGAACAACAAAAGTTCACAGCAATTTTAAAAAGCATGGGTTGTGCAGTTATTATCACAGATATTCATGGTTGTGTCCAAATGATGAATCCCCTAGCGGAAGTACTGACTGCTTGCGCTCAACATGAAGTAACTAACAAGGAATTAGCAAGTGTATTAATATCGGCTGACAAAGAGACAAGGGAGGAGATAGAGAATTTAGCAAGACAAGTTTTACAAGAAGGGATATCTCTTAATCTCCCAAAAAATTGTATACTCTATGCAAAAGACAGTAGAGAAATAAATATTGAAGGTAGTATCACGCCTATTTGCGATGATAATGGTCATATCAAAGGTGCTGTCTTAGTTTTTCAAGATATTACTCAACGCAAACAGGTAGAAGCAGAACTCCTTCGCAATGCTTTTTATGATACACTTACGGGATTACCAAATCGAGCTTTATTTCTGGAACGACTGGGGCAGGCATTTGAACGCAGCCAGAGAATTAACGATTATCAATTTGCTGTGTTATTTTTGGATTTAGATGGTTTCAAAACGATAAATGATAGCTTTGGACACTGTACTGGCGATCGTTTACTGGTAGAAATAGCCCGACGTTTGGAGTCCTGTTTGCGCGGTTGCGACACGGTAGGACGATTTGGTGGTGATGAGTTTGTTGTCCTTGTAGAAGATATTAAAGATGTTGCTGATGCCATCAACGTTGCTCAACGCATACAAAATTCTTTAAAACTACCAGTTTCTATCAACGCACAACAACTCTTAGTTGGAGTGAGTATAGGTATTGCTTTAAATTGCTGTGCTTATAAAGAACCATTCGGTTTGCTGAGGGATGCTGATATCGCTATGTACCGTGCAAAAGCACAGGGAAAAGCTCAGTATGTTGTGTTTAATTTTTTACCTTAA
- a CDS encoding patatin-like phospholipase family protein, with translation MPFRILSLDGGGIRGIVAATMLAAIEKQISQPLNEYFHLIAGTSTGSILAAAIATGRKSEEIIEMYRYKSQRIFPYRSLFSLKRIPLLLKYGLSAPKFSNEGLIQVLKEVFGETSLFDVRSPLLLIVSYDTFEREPIIFKSWRQDKGYGNIPLWEVCVCSASAPTYFPAYKLDKNIHGKVQQGDLQSIVLDSDAPSTEGLYNKQVLRITNGTGEGQSRIIERYRGVTKQAFLDAPWSVIPDNTSTYSIKTIYSAIDGGVAANNPSSCAVAEALRLGNSLDEITVLSIGTGDATRIIPFESAHQWGLIQWAQPLVNVLFDATSDVYEYITYQVIQNRLLRLQFKLDRHLTGKRLSDDLDDVSEENISNLIEATETYIKQSQLQEALQGFLQLNR, from the coding sequence ATGCCTTTTCGGATCTTGAGCTTGGATGGAGGAGGAATTCGAGGAATTGTAGCAGCAACAATGCTAGCGGCAATTGAGAAACAAATCTCTCAACCTTTGAATGAGTACTTTCACTTAATTGCTGGAACGTCTACAGGCTCAATTTTAGCAGCAGCAATTGCCACAGGGCGCAAAAGTGAAGAAATTATTGAAATGTACAGGTATAAAAGCCAAAGAATTTTTCCTTACCGAAGTCTGTTTTCACTCAAAAGAATTCCATTACTACTCAAATATGGTTTATCTGCACCTAAATTTTCCAATGAAGGCTTGATTCAAGTCTTGAAAGAAGTTTTTGGAGAGACGAGCCTGTTTGATGTTCGCTCACCATTGCTCTTAATCGTATCCTATGACACTTTTGAACGAGAACCAATTATTTTCAAAAGTTGGCGACAAGACAAAGGTTATGGAAACATTCCTTTGTGGGAGGTTTGTGTGTGTTCGGCATCAGCGCCAACTTATTTTCCAGCATATAAGCTAGACAAAAATATACATGGAAAAGTTCAACAAGGAGATTTACAAAGTATTGTTTTAGATAGTGATGCACCCTCAACGGAAGGCTTATATAACAAGCAAGTTTTGAGAATTACTAATGGTACAGGAGAAGGTCAATCTCGTATTATAGAAAGATATAGAGGAGTGACAAAGCAAGCATTTTTAGATGCACCTTGGAGTGTAATACCCGATAATACCTCTACCTATTCAATCAAAACCATATACTCTGCCATTGATGGTGGTGTAGCGGCAAATAATCCATCTAGTTGTGCTGTTGCTGAAGCTCTTAGGTTAGGGAATTCACTAGACGAAATTACAGTTCTCTCCATAGGAACAGGTGATGCTACACGAATCATTCCATTTGAATCTGCTCATCAATGGGGTTTGATACAATGGGCGCAACCGCTTGTTAATGTTTTGTTTGATGCAACATCAGACGTTTACGAATACATTACCTATCAAGTTATTCAAAATCGTCTTTTACGGTTGCAGTTCAAACTAGATCGACATTTAACTGGTAAGCGGTTGAGCGACGATCTCGATGATGTGAGTGAAGAGAATATCAGTAATTTAATTGAAGCGACAGAGACTTATATCAAACAGAGTCAATTGCAAGAGGCATTACAAGGGTTTTTACAACTTAATCGTTAA
- a CDS encoding sugar O-acetyltransferase, giving the protein MEKTEKQKMLSGELYLASETELLNERKIATRLLRIYNSTTEEQKEERSQILRELFGELGQGTTITPPFYCDYGKNIYAGDELYMNFGCVILDCNTVHIGKNVLFAPYVQIYTAHHPIEPEIRLSGKELASPIRIGDNVWIGGNAIICPGVTIGDNTTIGAGSVVTKDIPDNVVAVGNPCRVIRQL; this is encoded by the coding sequence ATGGAAAAAACTGAAAAACAGAAAATGCTGTCAGGCGAGCTATATCTTGCTTCAGAAACAGAACTACTGAACGAGAGAAAAATAGCAACTCGTCTGCTGAGAATATATAACTCAACAACAGAAGAACAGAAGGAAGAGCGATCGCAAATCTTGCGAGAATTATTTGGTGAACTAGGGCAAGGAACAACTATCACACCACCATTCTACTGCGATTATGGTAAAAACATTTATGCTGGCGACGAACTATACATGAATTTTGGTTGTGTCATTTTAGACTGCAATACAGTTCATATCGGCAAAAATGTTTTATTTGCTCCATATGTTCAAATTTATACAGCACATCATCCTATCGAACCAGAAATTCGTCTTTCAGGTAAAGAACTAGCATCTCCGATTAGAATTGGTGATAATGTCTGGATTGGAGGTAATGCCATTATTTGTCCCGGCGTGACCATCGGTGATAATACTACCATTGGTGCGGGGAGTGTAGTGACAAAAGATATACCTGACAATGTCGTTGCTGTTGGCAATCCTTGTAGAGTCATAAGGCAGTTATAA
- a CDS encoding type II toxin-antitoxin system RelE/ParE family toxin → MKIQPREIHLYTSLEGRVPFEEWFNSLRDINAKAKIRIRLDRVGQGNLGDCKSVGKGVFELRIDYGPGYRVYFGQVNLEIVLLLCGGDKSTQTQDIRKAQESWEDYTRQNNA, encoded by the coding sequence ATGAAAATACAACCGAGAGAAATCCATTTGTACACCTCACTAGAAGGGCGTGTTCCCTTTGAGGAATGGTTCAATTCTCTACGGGATATTAACGCTAAAGCTAAAATTAGAATAAGATTAGACAGAGTTGGGCAAGGAAATCTGGGAGACTGTAAGTCTGTCGGCAAAGGAGTCTTTGAATTGCGAATTGACTATGGTCCTGGTTACCGAGTCTACTTCGGACAAGTTAATTTAGAAATTGTTCTCCTCCTTTGTGGAGGGGATAAAAGTACTCAAACACAAGATATCAGAAAAGCTCAGGAATCCTGGGAAGACTATACGAGACAAAACAATGCCTAA